In Deferribacteraceae bacterium V6Fe1, one genomic interval encodes:
- the rfbF gene encoding glucose-1-phosphate cytidylyltransferase — protein MKVVILAGGFGTRLSEETDVKPKPMVEIGGKPILWHIMKIYSAYGFNDFIICLGYKGYIIKEYFANYFLHMSDVTIDLKNNQMEIHNVKAEPWKVTLVDTGLNTMTGGRIKRIQSYIMNETFMLTYGDGVGDINIKELLEFHKKHGKYATLTAVQPSGRFGALDLNENEVKAFEEKPKGDGSWINGGFFVLQPQIFDYIKGDDTIWEKEPLENLAKAGQLISYKHTGFWKPMDTLRDKRELEALWQSKNAPWKVWNE, from the coding sequence ATGAAAGTAGTTATACTCGCTGGTGGATTTGGAACAAGATTAAGTGAAGAGACTGATGTAAAACCAAAGCCTATGGTAGAAATAGGAGGAAAACCTATTTTATGGCATATCATGAAGATTTATTCTGCTTATGGTTTTAATGATTTCATCATATGTCTTGGATATAAGGGTTATATAATAAAGGAATATTTCGCAAATTATTTCCTTCATATGTCAGATGTGACAATAGATTTGAAAAATAACCAAATGGAGATACATAATGTAAAAGCAGAACCATGGAAGGTAACGCTTGTGGATACAGGATTAAACACAATGACAGGTGGACGAATAAAAAGAATTCAGTCTTATATTATGAATGAAACATTTATGTTAACGTATGGTGATGGTGTGGGGGATATAAACATAAAAGAGCTTTTAGAATTTCATAAAAAGCATGGCAAATATGCAACACTTACAGCTGTTCAACCATCAGGAAGATTTGGAGCGTTGGATTTAAATGAAAATGAAGTTAAAGCATTTGAAGAGAAACCTAAAGGGGATGGATCTTGGATAAATGGAGGATTTTTTGTCCTTCAACCTCAAATTTTTGATTATATTAAGGGAGATGATACAATTTGGGAAAAAGAACCTCTTGAAAATCTTGCAAAAGCTGGACAACTTATTTCCTATAAACATACAGGTTTTTGGAAGCCAATGGATACATTAAGAGATAAAAGAGAATTGGAAGCTTTATGGCAATCAAAAAATGCACCTTGGAAGGTATGGAATGAGTAA
- the rfbG gene encoding CDP-glucose 4,6-dehydratase yields MSNFENLFNGIYKNKTILVTGHTGFKGSWLVFWLLQMKAKVIGYSKDIPSNPNHFELLQKNGLLVNLLDIRGDIRDNEKLEEVFMNYKPDIVFHLAAQPLVRYSYENPIETYETNVIGTLKVFEACRKVRVKAIVNITSDKCYENREWVWGYRENDPMGGYDPYSSSKGCAELITTSYRNSFFNLKEYGKTHNTLLASCRAGNVIGGGDWAKDRLITDIMVAVSKNEKVKIRNPKATRPWQHVLEPLSGYLMIGQKLLEGKKEFAEGWNFGPSDEGAITVEEVVKNIKQYWEKIDYELNTDEKHPHEANLLKLDCSKAHIKLKWKDVWDSQKTFEVTTNWYKAFYEKNIILTLKDLEDYIIDAKSKHIEWAVQ; encoded by the coding sequence ATGAGTAATTTTGAAAATTTATTTAACGGTATTTATAAAAATAAAACTATTTTAGTAACAGGACACACAGGATTTAAAGGTAGTTGGCTTGTTTTTTGGCTTTTGCAAATGAAAGCAAAAGTTATAGGATATTCAAAAGATATTCCATCAAATCCTAATCATTTTGAATTATTGCAAAAAAATGGACTTTTAGTAAATTTACTAGATATAAGAGGAGATATTAGAGATAATGAAAAATTAGAAGAAGTTTTTATGAATTATAAACCTGATATAGTGTTTCATCTTGCAGCTCAGCCATTGGTTAGATATTCTTATGAAAATCCTATTGAAACATACGAGACTAATGTAATTGGGACATTAAAAGTATTTGAAGCTTGTAGAAAAGTAAGAGTAAAAGCAATAGTAAATATTACCAGTGATAAGTGTTATGAAAACAGAGAATGGGTTTGGGGATATAGAGAAAACGATCCAATGGGTGGATATGATCCATACAGCTCAAGTAAAGGTTGCGCCGAGCTTATAACCACAAGTTATAGGAATTCATTTTTTAATTTAAAAGAGTATGGTAAGACGCATAACACATTGCTTGCAAGCTGTAGAGCAGGAAATGTAATAGGTGGAGGTGATTGGGCAAAAGACAGGCTTATCACAGATATTATGGTAGCAGTTAGCAAAAATGAAAAAGTAAAAATTAGAAACCCAAAGGCAACAAGGCCTTGGCAACATGTCCTTGAACCACTCAGTGGTTATTTAATGATTGGACAAAAACTTTTAGAAGGTAAAAAAGAATTTGCAGAAGGTTGGAATTTTGGGCCATCAGATGAAGGGGCGATTACTGTTGAAGAAGTAGTTAAAAATATTAAACAATACTGGGAAAAGATAGATTATGAACTCAATACTGATGAAAAACATCCACATGAAGCAAATCTTTTAAAACTAGATTGTTCAAAAGCACATATCAAACTAAAATGGAAAGATGTTTGGGATAGTCAAAAAACTTTTGAAGTTACAACAAACTGGTACAAAGCATTTTATGAAAAAAATATTATACTTACCTTAAAAGATTTAGAAGATTATATTATAGATGCAAAATCAAAACATATTGAATGGGCAGTACAATGA
- a CDS encoding NAD(P)-dependent oxidoreductase: MTILLTGATGFLGGHLLERLLQLDYNVVILKRSFSNTWRINHLLDKVKSYNIDIVNFEKPFKENKIDVVIHTSASYGRKKEKVSDIVNTNLMFSLRLLETATFFNTDTFFNTDTLLNKYLNHYSLSKKQFIEWLKYFSYKIKVINLKIEHMYGPKDDETKFVTWLINQMLQNVSSIDFTEGKQKRDFIYIDDVVDVYLLMLEKYKDFKSFTEFDVGTGSQIELKEFILKIYNEVKKIKNINTQLNFGVLPYREGEFMEINENVKPLYELGWKPKISLEEGIKNTIKGILNG; the protein is encoded by the coding sequence ATGACCATACTTTTAACAGGCGCTACAGGTTTTTTAGGTGGTCATCTATTAGAAAGACTTTTACAATTAGATTATAATGTAGTGATCTTAAAAAGAAGCTTTTCCAATACCTGGCGAATAAACCACCTTTTAGATAAAGTTAAAAGTTATAATATAGATATAGTAAATTTTGAAAAACCTTTTAAAGAAAACAAAATTGATGTAGTTATCCATACCTCTGCGAGTTACGGAAGAAAAAAAGAAAAAGTATCAGATATTGTAAATACAAATCTTATGTTTTCTTTGAGACTTTTAGAGACAGCTACATTTTTCAATACTGATACATTTTTCAATACTGATACATTATTAAATAAGTATCTAAATCATTATTCTTTATCTAAAAAGCAGTTTATAGAATGGTTAAAATATTTTAGCTATAAGATAAAAGTTATAAATCTAAAGATAGAACATATGTATGGCCCAAAAGATGATGAAACAAAATTTGTAACTTGGTTAATAAATCAAATGTTGCAAAATGTTTCAAGTATTGATTTTACAGAAGGAAAACAAAAAAGGGATTTTATATATATAGATGATGTTGTTGATGTATATTTGTTAATGTTGGAAAAATATAAAGATTTTAAATCATTTACCGAATTTGATGTAGGAACAGGAAGCCAAATAGAACTTAAAGAGTTTATATTGAAGATTTATAATGAAGTAAAAAAAATAAAAAATATAAATACACAATTAAATTTTGGAGTTTTACCATATAGAGAAGGTGAATTTATGGAAATAAATGAAAATGTAAAGCCACTTTATGAATTGGGATGGAAACCAAAAATATCATTAGAAGAGGGTATAAAAAATACTATAAAAGGGATATTAAATGGGTAA
- the rfbH gene encoding lipopolysaccharide biosynthesis protein RfbH — protein sequence MGKKEQLKKEILEKVKEYYELVHKPAQSQKFIEGKSRVNYAGRVFDDNEMINLVDSGLDFWLTYGKYSKEFEKKLANFLGVRFSLTVNSGSSANLLAFFALTSPLLKDRRIKRDDEVITVAAGFPTTIAPIVQYGAVPVFVDMELETFNIDVSQIEKAITPKTKAIMIAHTLGNPFNIEKVKDICDKYNLWLIEDNCDALGSKYKGKYTGTWGDIGTSSFYPPHHITMGEGGAVYTNNPLLKKILLSMRDWGRDCWCESGVDNTCGHRFTQKFGKLPLGYDHKYVYSHFGFNLKITDMQAAIGVAQLEKLPEFIKKRQKNWQMLYDGLKDIDEFILVKPQKDSEISWFGFLITLKDGVKFSRNDLVKYLEDNNIQTRNLFAGNMLKHPMFESLEENRDYRVIGDLPNTDKIMNDSFWIGVYPGMSEEAIDYMIEKINKFVEVNK from the coding sequence ATGGGTAAGAAAGAACAATTAAAAAAAGAAATTTTAGAAAAAGTAAAAGAATATTATGAATTAGTGCATAAACCAGCTCAAAGTCAAAAATTTATAGAAGGAAAAAGTAGAGTTAATTATGCAGGAAGAGTTTTTGATGACAATGAAATGATTAATTTAGTAGATAGTGGCTTAGATTTTTGGTTAACTTATGGAAAATATTCAAAAGAATTTGAAAAGAAGTTAGCTAATTTTCTTGGAGTAAGATTTAGTTTAACTGTAAATAGTGGAAGTAGTGCAAATTTACTTGCTTTTTTTGCTTTAACTTCACCACTGCTAAAAGATAGGCGAATAAAAAGAGATGATGAAGTTATCACTGTTGCTGCTGGTTTTCCTACAACAATTGCGCCAATAGTTCAATATGGGGCAGTTCCTGTATTTGTAGATATGGAATTAGAGACTTTTAATATTGATGTAAGTCAAATAGAAAAAGCAATAACACCAAAAACGAAAGCCATAATGATAGCCCATACTCTTGGGAATCCATTTAATATTGAAAAAGTGAAAGACATTTGTGATAAGTATAATTTATGGTTAATTGAAGATAATTGTGACGCACTTGGCTCTAAATACAAAGGTAAATATACTGGGACATGGGGAGACATAGGAACAAGTAGTTTTTATCCTCCTCATCATATAACTATGGGAGAAGGTGGAGCAGTTTATACAAATAATCCACTTCTAAAAAAAATACTTCTTTCAATGAGAGATTGGGGAAGAGATTGTTGGTGTGAAAGTGGAGTAGATAATACATGCGGACATAGATTTACTCAAAAATTTGGAAAACTTCCATTAGGATATGATCATAAATATGTATATTCTCATTTTGGATTTAATTTAAAAATTACAGATATGCAAGCAGCGATTGGTGTTGCTCAACTTGAAAAACTTCCTGAGTTTATTAAAAAAAGACAAAAAAATTGGCAAATGCTTTATGATGGATTAAAAGATATTGATGAATTTATTTTAGTTAAACCTCAAAAAGATAGTGAAATAAGCTGGTTTGGTTTTTTAATAACACTGAAAGATGGAGTTAAATTTTCAAGAAACGATTTAGTTAAATATCTTGAAGATAATAATATTCAAACAAGAAATCTTTTTGCTGGGAATATGTTAAAACATCCAATGTTTGAAAGTTTAGAAGAAAATAGAGACTACAGAGTCATAGGAGACTTACCAAATACAGATAAGATTATGAATGATAGTTTTTGGATTGGTGTTTATCCGGGTATGAGTGAGGAGGCGATTGATTATATGATCGAAAAAATAAATAAATTTGTAGAGGTAAACAAATGA
- a CDS encoding GDP-mannose 4,6-dehydratase produces the protein MKYLITGGCGFLGSNIASEILKRGAKLIIFDSLYRYGSYQNLEWLKSQGEFVFIHGDIRNANDVENTIKIYKPDVIYHLAGQVAMTTSIADPRMDFEVNAGGSFNLLNAVRLYNPESIVIYSSTNKVYGDLEQFTYEETETRYKCIDKPNGFDESTSLDFHSPYGCSKGAADQYMLDFYRIYGIKTVVFRHSSMYGGRQFATYDQGWVGWFIQKAVEIKQGKLKEPFTISGNGKQVRDLLYATDCVDLYLKASEKIEDIKGKVFNIGGGIENSSSLLELFSFLEQELDIKTTYTKLPPRESDQKVFIADISKAKELIGWEPKVSKEDGIRKMIEWVRGK, from the coding sequence ATGAAATATTTGATAACAGGAGGATGTGGTTTTTTAGGATCAAACATTGCAAGTGAAATATTAAAAAGAGGAGCTAAACTCATAATTTTTGATTCACTGTATAGATATGGCAGCTATCAAAACCTTGAATGGCTCAAATCTCAAGGTGAGTTTGTGTTTATACATGGCGATATACGCAATGCTAATGATGTTGAAAACACTATAAAAATCTATAAGCCGGATGTAATCTATCATCTTGCTGGTCAAGTAGCCATGACTACTTCAATTGCTGATCCTCGTATGGATTTTGAAGTAAATGCTGGAGGGAGCTTTAATCTTTTAAATGCAGTAAGGCTATATAATCCTGAAAGTATAGTCATTTACTCATCAACTAATAAAGTCTATGGTGATTTAGAGCAATTTACATATGAAGAGACAGAAACTAGATATAAATGTATAGATAAACCAAACGGATTTGACGAATCAACATCCCTTGATTTTCATTCACCTTATGGATGTTCTAAAGGAGCAGCAGATCAGTATATGCTTGATTTTTATAGAATTTATGGAATAAAAACGGTTGTTTTTAGACACTCATCCATGTATGGAGGTAGACAGTTTGCTACTTATGATCAAGGCTGGGTAGGATGGTTTATCCAAAAAGCTGTAGAGATTAAGCAAGGTAAACTAAAAGAACCATTTACTATTTCAGGGAATGGTAAACAAGTAAGAGATTTATTGTATGCAACCGATTGTGTAGATTTATATTTAAAAGCTTCAGAAAAAATAGAAGACATAAAAGGAAAAGTTTTTAATATTGGTGGTGGGATTGAAAACTCTTCATCATTGCTTGAACTATTTTCATTTTTGGAACAAGAGCTTGATATAAAAACTACATATACAAAACTACCACCAAGAGAAAGTGATCAAAAAGTTTTTATTGCTGATATATCAAAAGCAAAAGAGCTTATAGGCTGGGAACCAAAGGTTTCTAAGGAAGATGGCATTAGAAAAATGATTGAGTGGGTAAGAGGAAAATAA
- a CDS encoding oligosaccharide flippase family protein has translation MSYRMFENRTKNYFKQVRGSLIFKLLSIISSFLIISLMIKYLGKEQYGIWSTLLSIVSWVVLFDVGIGNGLRNKISESLAKDDKKEAQNYISAAYVIIGLISMFLLGIFLVISNFISWQNVFNTSILSNSELKDIVNITAVFLFVNFWLSLINQVFNGLQKTSIVVFNQFLSNAFALISVYILYSYFESSLFNLAFVYGMSLVMSSLLLSLWFYGKNRDLVPRIKNYGKKYVKSITSLGFQFFIIQIAVIVIFTTDKILITQLFGPEYVASYDVVFKLFSVITIVHSLLMAPLWSAYSDAYHREDFAWIRKTIKNQLKLYALFVLGTIVLIFLAKKIIYLWIGNSVQVDNMLIIAMGAFVLVSTWNNLFAYFINATNNLKIQIITSIIAMIINIPLSIFIVKKYNIGTYGIVIGTIISLLFFAVFGSVQSFKLIKVQHAE, from the coding sequence TTGAGCTACAGAATGTTTGAAAATAGAACAAAAAACTATTTTAAGCAGGTAAGAGGTTCGTTGATATTTAAATTATTGTCCATTATAAGTAGTTTTTTAATCATTTCTTTAATGATAAAGTATTTAGGGAAAGAGCAATATGGAATATGGAGTACACTTCTTTCAATTGTTTCATGGGTAGTTCTTTTTGATGTAGGTATTGGCAATGGATTAAGAAACAAAATATCCGAATCTCTTGCGAAAGATGATAAAAAAGAAGCGCAAAATTACATATCAGCAGCTTATGTAATTATAGGACTTATCTCGATGTTTTTATTAGGTATTTTTTTAGTAATAAGTAATTTTATATCTTGGCAAAATGTTTTTAATACTTCTATCCTTTCAAATAGTGAATTAAAGGATATTGTTAACATAACAGCAGTTTTTTTATTTGTTAATTTTTGGCTAAGTCTCATTAATCAGGTATTTAATGGTTTGCAAAAAACTTCGATAGTAGTTTTTAATCAGTTTCTATCGAATGCTTTTGCTTTAATCTCTGTATATATTCTTTACTCATATTTTGAAAGTTCGCTTTTTAACTTGGCGTTTGTGTATGGAATGTCTTTAGTTATGTCAAGTCTCTTATTGTCATTATGGTTTTATGGTAAAAATAGAGATTTAGTTCCAAGAATCAAAAATTATGGGAAAAAATATGTTAAATCCATTACATCATTGGGCTTTCAATTTTTTATTATACAAATAGCGGTCATTGTAATATTTACAACTGATAAGATTTTAATAACCCAATTGTTTGGACCAGAGTATGTAGCAAGTTATGATGTAGTTTTTAAACTCTTTAGTGTTATAACTATTGTCCATTCATTACTCATGGCGCCTTTGTGGTCTGCTTACAGTGATGCTTATCATAGAGAGGATTTTGCTTGGATTAGAAAAACTATTAAAAATCAACTAAAATTATATGCTCTTTTTGTGTTAGGAACTATTGTACTGATATTTTTGGCAAAAAAAATTATATATCTGTGGATAGGTAATAGTGTGCAAGTAGATAATATGTTGATTATAGCAATGGGAGCTTTTGTATTAGTCTCTACTTGGAATAATTTATTTGCATATTTTATAAATGCAACCAACAATTTAAAGATACAAATAATTACTTCAATTATAGCTATGATTATAAATATTCCACTTTCAATCTTCATTGTAAAAAAATATAACATAGGTACTTATGGTATTGTAATTGGTACAATTATATCATTATTATTTTTTGCAGTTTTTGGTTCTGTACAATCATTTAAATTAATAAAGGTTCAGCATGCAGAATAA
- a CDS encoding glycosyltransferase family 2 protein: MQNNLVSILVPVYNRETLIEETVRSALNQTYKNFEIIIVDNKSTDKTWQVLEKLAHKDKRIKIFQNETNIGPVRNWKRCIDEASGEYGKILWSDDLIAPEFLEKTVSFLENSDVGFVFTGTEIFVDGTDKMDNQYFIGETGLYDSEKYIDGALFSGGYPVSPGCALFRLKDLKQNLLIDIPNKVGSDFSMHAIGNDLLIFLLAAHQYKNFAFVNEKLSFFRAHKDSISIQSNNGKLPLHYNLAAAYFVENYRKDLIDKMNSNIWINIKRYSIAAQKYNIDAIEKFYMKNKDYRLDYVYLFNKIFRGLLKRIGFLKYL, encoded by the coding sequence ATGCAGAATAACTTAGTAAGTATTTTAGTCCCAGTATATAATAGAGAAACACTAATAGAAGAAACAGTACGAAGTGCATTAAATCAAACTTATAAAAATTTTGAAATAATAATTGTGGATAATAAAAGCACAGATAAAACTTGGCAGGTTTTAGAAAAGTTAGCGCATAAGGATAAAAGAATAAAAATATTTCAAAATGAAACAAATATTGGACCTGTAAGAAATTGGAAACGATGTATTGATGAAGCTAGTGGAGAGTATGGAAAAATACTTTGGTCTGATGATTTGATAGCTCCAGAATTTTTGGAAAAAACGGTTTCATTTTTAGAAAATAGTGATGTGGGTTTTGTATTTACAGGAACAGAGATATTTGTAGATGGTACAGATAAAATGGACAATCAGTACTTTATAGGTGAAACAGGGCTATATGATAGTGAAAAATATATTGACGGTGCTTTGTTTAGTGGAGGCTATCCCGTTTCTCCAGGATGTGCATTATTTAGACTTAAAGATTTGAAGCAAAATTTGCTTATTGATATACCCAATAAAGTTGGAAGTGACTTCTCTATGCATGCTATTGGTAATGATTTATTAATATTTCTTCTTGCAGCACATCAATATAAAAATTTTGCTTTTGTTAATGAAAAATTATCTTTTTTTAGAGCTCATAAAGACTCTATTAGTATTCAATCTAATAATGGTAAACTTCCATTACATTATAATTTGGCAGCAGCTTATTTTGTAGAAAATTATAGAAAAGATTTAATTGATAAAATGAATTCGAATATTTGGATAAATATTAAGCGGTATTCAATTGCAGCCCAAAAGTATAACATTGATGCAATTGAAAAATTTTACATGAAAAATAAGGATTATAGATTGGACTATGTTTATTTATTTAATAAAATATTTAGGGGCTTATTAAAAAGAATAGGATTTTTAAAATACTTATAA
- a CDS encoding four helix bundle protein, translated as MEVWKKSITLIKSIYRVRNGFPQEERYGLVDRIKRSAVLISANIACPVE; from the coding sequence TTGGAAGTATGGAAGAAAAGTATTACTTTAATTAAATCTATTTATAGAGTTCGTAATGGTTTTCCACAGGAAGAAAGGTATGGCTTGGTTGATCGAATCAAAAGAAGTGCAGTTTTAATTTCTGCTAATATTGCTTGCCCTGTGGAATAA
- a CDS encoding four helix bundle protein, with amino-acid sequence MKKLFGYYRIIEFDVFDIPQGKGSGRNAAKEFIQFLYISLGSAYELETHLIISR; translated from the coding sequence ATTAAAAAATTATTTGGATACTATAGAATAATTGAATTTGATGTTTTTGATATTCCACAGGGTAAAGGGAGTGGAAGAAATGCTGCAAAGGAATTCATACAATTTTTATATATTTCATTAGGTAGTGCCTATGAATTGGAAACACATTTAATAATATCAAGATAA
- a CDS encoding glycosyltransferase: MVNDECLIMDESKKDNISDKNKIQNPTSKIQHSKKWYIVDHDGNPVEPAPDYIQTQITSHLSQLTSHSSPLTSLPLITVITVVYNGEKYLEETIQSVINQTYPNVEYIIIDGGSTDGTLDIIKKYEDYIDYWVSEKDNGIYDAMNKGVDVALGKWVYFLGSGDIFYSSHVLKSIFIDLKDLGSAFILFGDIIYDDGRLFKSRYGTSLYYRNTIHHQGAFYRRKLFDKFRYQSNYIVSADYELNLMLFCNKNPSLNVKIIIAKCNNEGISNQVNLRGYIEEIEIRHKYLGRINLLKYDLLTLLRYLIKRFSKNVLLRK; the protein is encoded by the coding sequence ATGGTAAATGATGAATGCTTGATTATGGATGAAAGTAAAAAAGATAATATTAGTGATAAAAATAAAATTCAAAATCCAACATCTAAAATTCAACATTCAAAAAAGTGGTACATAGTCGACCACGACGGCAACCCAGTTGAGCCCGCTCCTGACTACATTCAAACACAAATAACCTCTCACCTCTCACAGCTCACCTCTCACAGCTCACCTCTCACGTCACTGCCCCTAATCACTGTCATCACTGTTGTCTACAATGGCGAAAAATACCTTGAAGAGACCATTCAAAGCGTAATAAACCAAACCTATCCAAATGTAGAATATATTATAATAGATGGTGGCTCAACTGACGGAACACTTGATATAATTAAGAAGTATGAAGATTATATTGATTACTGGGTGAGTGAGAAGGATAATGGAATTTATGATGCGATGAATAAGGGAGTGGATGTTGCACTGGGTAAATGGGTGTATTTTTTAGGGTCTGGAGATATTTTTTATAGTTCCCATGTTTTAAAATCTATTTTTATCGATCTTAAGGATTTGGGATCTGCCTTTATTCTTTTTGGGGATATTATTTATGACGATGGTAGATTGTTTAAAAGTCGATACGGTACAAGTCTTTATTATAGAAATACAATACATCACCAAGGAGCATTTTATCGACGAAAGTTATTTGATAAATTTCGCTATCAAAGTAATTATATTGTTTCTGCAGATTACGAATTAAATTTAATGCTTTTTTGTAATAAAAATCCTTCTTTAAATGTGAAAATTATAATAGCAAAATGCAATAATGAAGGTATTTCTAATCAAGTAAACTTACGGGGATATATTGAAGAAATTGAGATTAGACATAAATATCTGGGGAGAATAAATTTACTGAAATACGATTTGTTGACATTGCTGAGGTATTTAATTAAGAGGTTTTCAAAAAATGTATTACTACGTAAGTGA
- a CDS encoding oligosaccharide repeat unit polymerase, with the protein MYYYVSEILLIGFFVFILVFLILRYLTKIARISEFDSLGILNINVATSVVLLIAFFLQGYIHFSSLLQISILIFSFYLGIYLTSLVCVPILKKNRRSEALEMFAYDNLRILNLVNMLLLFVITSGYLSFILFQTYSIPDARLLVSKSLRVIDIVRIGVSSVFPYYAIGLYLITKRIIFLLFIFLAVMVEFFSGSKGFLLQYIVVFFTLDALFNGKRNIKFYFKSLYLFGIFIVSAVVVKIFWGSTIKQAFMGVVDRIVSAGDIYYYAFISGDYTKLFGQYNLLYYILHPFTSIIGIRGYEWPIGALIKSTAGLEVNGTGPNPHLPILVLVLMNGNYFLSLLFSFLVGCFVCISRVFALSFISMKKYPPYWRIAFFSVFFSSVSSLYVDIGSFQFYLIGTFVITLIFSIFYEFILGLKYKRNKPIKFVRFEKEQQTFRPMQPR; encoded by the coding sequence ATGTATTACTACGTAAGTGAAATTCTATTAATTGGTTTTTTTGTTTTTATTCTGGTGTTTCTAATACTTCGTTATTTAACAAAGATAGCGAGAATTTCTGAATTTGATTCTTTGGGGATCCTTAATATTAATGTTGCTACTTCCGTCGTTTTACTAATTGCTTTTTTTTTACAAGGATATATACATTTTTCATCTTTGCTACAAATCTCCATACTGATCTTTTCCTTTTATCTTGGCATTTATCTAACGTCACTAGTTTGTGTCCCAATCTTGAAGAAAAATCGCCGATCTGAAGCTTTAGAGATGTTTGCTTATGATAATTTGAGAATCCTGAATTTAGTTAACATGCTTCTATTGTTCGTGATTACGAGTGGCTACCTTAGTTTTATCCTATTCCAAACTTATAGTATTCCAGATGCCAGACTTTTGGTATCTAAATCATTACGTGTGATCGATATAGTACGTATTGGTGTTTCTTCCGTTTTCCCTTATTATGCCATAGGGTTATATTTAATAACTAAACGCATAATTTTTCTGTTGTTTATTTTTTTGGCAGTTATGGTCGAATTTTTTTCTGGTTCCAAAGGTTTTCTCCTACAATACATTGTTGTTTTTTTTACTTTAGACGCTCTTTTCAATGGGAAAAGAAACATAAAATTCTATTTTAAGTCTTTATATCTTTTTGGTATATTTATTGTAAGTGCGGTTGTAGTTAAAATATTTTGGGGAAGCACAATCAAGCAAGCTTTCATGGGAGTAGTAGATAGAATCGTTTCCGCGGGTGATATTTACTATTATGCTTTTATTTCTGGAGATTATACAAAACTATTTGGACAATATAACTTATTGTATTATATTTTACATCCTTTTACTTCAATCATTGGTATTAGGGGATATGAGTGGCCAATAGGAGCACTAATTAAATCTACCGCAGGATTAGAGGTCAATGGTACAGGACCTAATCCTCATTTACCTATACTTGTGCTAGTTCTTATGAATGGGAACTATTTCCTGAGTTTGTTATTTTCGTTTTTAGTAGGTTGTTTTGTTTGTATCTCTAGGGTTTTTGCGCTGAGTTTTATTAGCATGAAGAAATATCCTCCTTATTGGAGGATAGCCTTTTTTTCTGTTTTTTTCAGTTCTGTTTCATCTTTATATGTAGATATTGGTTCTTTTCAGTTTTATTTGATAGGTACTTTTGTGATTACTTTGATTTTTAGTATCTTTTATGAATTTATTTTGGGATTGAAATATAAAAGAAATAAACCTATTAAGTTTGTAAGATTTGAGAAGGAACAACAGACTTTTAGGCCTATGCAACCAAGATAG